ACTTTCATCCCTTTACGCATTCGAATGTACTTCTCTGTCATGCCTACGGTGGTGTGCCCAAGTTGATCGCGTGCAGCACGAATGTTGCGTGTCGATTCTTCCTTATCCGTCGCGGCCTTCGTCCGTACGCGCATTTGAAAATCAGCCTTGGGAATGCCGGCAAACTTCGGGGCATTATCAAACCACTTCCGGAGCATACTCGGCGTCATCGGCTACACCGCCAAGGTCGGCAGCGCTGGATGATCTCGGCCGTGGCGCGGATGATGCTGCAATGGCCATTGCTTGAATGAAGTGATGACTTTATCGAAGATTGTTTTTGTTAATGGGAATCAGTGTTAATTACGAATGGTTTTGTATAGCATGCGCCGCAGTTTTTGGCGGTTTCACTCCCTGCATTGGCCTATTCGTAAAGGTTTTTCTCTTCATGCGTCGAACCCTGCTTTCCATTTGTGTGCTGCAAGCATTGTCGTCTACCTCATGGGCTGAACAAACGGAGGTGTCACCCTCAACGCTTGAGCTGGACGCAACCGATGTTATCGGTACTGCGAATTACGAAAGGGCGGACGGCCCGGTGCAGGGTTATCTGGCTACGCGCTCGGCCAGCGCCACACGCACCGACACGTCGATCCACGAAACCCCGCAATCGATCAGTGTGGTCTCGAAAGATGCGGTCGAGGATCTGGGAGCCACCCGTTTGCAGGACGCGCTGGACTACGCCGGGGGTGTGGGGCGGGCGAACAATTTTGGTGGACAGGGTCTGACCACGTTTACCGTTCGTGGCTTCACCACTGGCGAGTTTTATCGCAACGGTTTTCCGATCAACCGCGGTTATCCGAACATGCCGGATGCCAACACTATCGAGCGACTCGAAGTGCTACGCGGTCCGGCAACCATGCTCTACGGTCGGGGTGATCCTGGCGGCACGTTCAACGTGGTTTCCAAACAGCCGTTGCCCGAGCGCACCGTCACCTTGGGCAGTCAACTGAACGATCAGGGCATGAAGCGTGGCACGCTGGATGCCTCCGGCCCGCTCGACGAAGAAGGGCGCCTGGCCTATCGACTGAACGTAGTGGGCGAGGGCGGCGACACCTTCCGCGATCACGTCGAAACCGAGCGCTACGGTATCACTCCGGTGCTCACGTGGCAGGCAACCGACGCGACCAAGCTGATTTTCGAAGGCGACTTCATGCGTAACAACGCACCTTTGGATCGAGGCGTTACACGTTACCCGAGGCAGACAGGTACCGCCTCTCGCGACAGTTTTTTCGGCGAAAAAGACGCTGGCAAACTGCATAACGACAACAACATGGCGCAGCTGCGTTTCGAGCACATGCTCAATGACGACTGGACGCTGGGTGGTGGCTTCCAGTGGCTCGATGGTTCGCTCAAGGGCAACGCAGTCGAGGCCAACGGTATTGCCGCTGACGGCCGCACCTTGGGGCGCAACTTCAACTATCGCAAGCTGGAGTGGACCGACAAGGATACCCAGCTCAATCTGACCGGCCATTTCGATACCGCTGGTTTGCAGCACACTTTGCTCACCGGTATCGAGTACGAAGATTATGACTACAAGTCGATCATTCAACGCTCCAGCGGTGCTGTCGATGCGTATCCGATCGACATCTTCGATCCGGTGTACGGCCAGTCGCGTCCAGCACTGACTCGCACGCCGACCCACGACAAGGAAAACCTCAAAACTTATGCCGCGTTTGTGCAGGATCAATTGGCACTGACCGACAAACTGAAGGTGCTGGCAGGGGCGCGTCTCGAACGCTTCGAACATGACTACGAAACCTTTGTCCCGGGCGGCAAGAGTTGGCAGGCGAGTGACAACGCAGTAACTCCGCGCATCGGCGTGACCTACGATTTGACCGAGACATTAGCGGTTTATGCCGACACCGCGCGCTCGTTCAAGCCCAACACCGGCGCTAGCCGCCTCGGGGGAGGGTTTGCGCCGGAGAAGGGCAAGTCGTACGAAATGGGTATCAAGTGGGAAGCACTGGATCAGCGGTTGAGTGTCGATGCGGCGATCTATCAGATCGAGAAGCGTAACGTGCTGACCACCGACCCTGTCGATTCCACCTTCAGCGTTGCTGCCGGTGAAGTGCGAAGCCGTGGTTTCGACATCAACGTTGCCGGCAACCTCACTCCCGAATGGCGCGTGATTGGCGGCTACGCCTATGTCGATGCCGAAGTGACCAAAGACAACGTACTGCGCTCTGGCACGCGGCTGCTGAACATCCCGAAAAACAGCTTCAGCCTGCTGAATATGTACGAGTTCCAGGACGGCACCCTCAAGGGATTGGGCTTGGGCACCGGATTCAAGTACGTCGACGAGCGCGCCGGACAAACCGCTAACACTGCGTTTTCGATGGGCAGCTACACCGTTGTCGACTTGCTTGGCTTCTACAAGATCAATGACAAGGTGCGGCTCAATCTTGACGTGAAAAACCTGTTTGATCGCGATTATGAAGAAGGCGCGTTCGGCAATGTTTACGCTTATCCGGGTGCGCCACGAACCGTGCAAGTCGGTATTTCCTACACGTTGTAGTGCGTTCTGCTGGTGCACACTGAGCAAGCTCGATAACGCTGGAAGTGAGGCGATGTGCGTCAGCAGTAGAGTCTGTGGATCCTGCAAAGGCGACAGTTGCAGATTTGAGCTACAGACAGGTCAGTCGTCAGCTTATCTCAGGTCGCTCGTGCCTGGTGCTGGACCGTGGGCGGATCGTGGAGCAGGGCGAGGTGTGGCAGATTTTTGGTGACCCGCAACACGAGGTGTCACCGGCCGTGGCGACCGATCTGCTGGGCATCGCCCAGGCACTGGGTGGGCAGGTCAGCTTGCTGCATGGCGGTATCGAGCGTATCCAGAGCCGCGCCCAGGGACGTTGACTCCTGGGCGTAGCGACGAGCCAGGGGCCAGGCGCGTTGCTGGTCCGTGCTTCGTCGCTGGCCGATCAGGTGCCGGGGTATCTGGCACCCGCGTGATGTCGACTTACTTCGATCCTCCACCGATCTGCCAGACGTAGGGCGGTTCGGTGCCGTTGATTTCCCAGTCGCCGATGATGCGTTCCTTGTAGATCAGCGGGTTGTGCGAGGCCGCGGTGCGAGCGTTGCGCCAGTGACGATCGAGGGCTTTGCCGGTGCTGGTGGCCGAGGCGCTGAGGGCGTTGAACAGGTCGCTGGTGGCGCGTAGCACCAGGTCGGCGATCACCACTTGGGCCTGGGCGGATTCCAGTTCGGCGGCGATGTTGGCATCGCGTTCGGCTTCGTCGTTATGGGCGAAGCGGCTTTCGTAGGCCACCTGCAAGGCAGCCGCGGCGCGCAGGGTGGTGGCGTGTGCGGCATAGACCTGCGCTGAAGCCTTGCCCACCACTTGCTGCACCTGGACATCCTGGCTGACGTGGCTGGCGTTGCCGGTGCTGAAGATGCGCGTGCGCTTGCGTACTTCTTCCGTGATGTCGCGCACCGCGGCACGGCCGGCACCGGTCTGGACCGCCAACAGCACCAGTTGATAGAAGGCCGTCTGGTATTTGAAGCGGGTGGTGAAGTCCAGCAGGTTTTCGGGCTCCACCACGGCGTTCTCGAATACCGAGGTGCCGCTGCCGGTGGTGCGCTGACCAAAGCCATCCCAGTCGTCGCTCTGCACAATACCCGGTTGCTGCACGCGAACGGCGGCAATCACATCGGCGCCGTTGTCATCGCGCTGGGCATAGAGGTCGATCCAGTCGGCGAAGATACTGCCGGTGCTGTAGTACTTGGTGCCGTTGACCACCCATTGTTCACCCAGACGCGAGACACGGGTGCCAACCTGGCCGATCTTGATGCTGCCGACTTCGGTCCAGGCGTTGCCCACCAGATCGCCGTCGACAAAACGCTTGAACCAGGTGTCCTGGGGCGCATCGGCATGGGCGTTGAGGCGGTCTTCGACAAAGGCAAAGTGACCGCGCAACGCCTGCGGCAGATTGGAATCGGCTTCGGCCAGTTCGATCAGCAACTCAAACAACTGGGGCAGGGAAGCGCCGGCGCCACCGTACTGCACCGGCACGCGCACGGCGCCAAAGCCGGCTTCCTTCAGCCACTTCACTTGTTCAAAGGGCAGGCTGCGAGTTTGCTCGCGCTCCAGTGCGCCGGCGGCGATGCGTGCAAAGATCGGCCGGAAGCGCTCGGCCAGGGCCTGGTAGTCGGTACCGCTGGAGAGGGGGTGTGGCAGGTGCTGTTGCTGGACAGTCATGGTGCAGCTCCTTATGGAAGGCAAGAGAAGCAACAGTGCAGTCGATCTGTTGCGTACTACTGCCAGTGCACAGGTCGTGCCTGGCACTGCAAAAGCCGTTTAATCGGGCGCGCAGGGCTGTTCGCCAGGGTGGTTGCTGTCGTCTGCCGGGCAACTTGCTGAAGCGCTGACTGCCCGGCAACAGCGGCCTGGGCGCGCTGCACGGCATGGGCAGAGAGGCAGCTGTTGTGAGCGCAACAGTTGATCAACAGCCTGCCCGGTGGACGACACTGCGGCGTTTTGCGAAAAACTTTATAACTTGTTGATTTATATTGAATTATAGAGGTGGCACGGTTGCTGCTCTAGTCCTTGTGCAGGTGCCGCGGTGGCCTCTGCCACCATGAGGACGGGCAATGAGCAACACACTGAAAGTGGTCGCGGTATCCGGGAGCGTGCAGCGGCCTACGCGCACCCTGGTGCTGCTCAAGGCTCTGGTCGCCGGTCTTGCGCAACAGCTGCCGATCGCGCTGCACCTGATCGAGTTGTCCGAGGTCGGCCCGCAGTTTGCCGGGGTGCTGTGCCGTGAAGACTTGCCCGCTGCGGTAGAGGCCGATCTGCAGGCCATTGAAACGGCCGACCTGCTGATTGCTGCCAGCCCGGTGTACCGCGCCTCGTACACCGGACTGTTCAAGCACCTGTTCGATTTCGTCCATCACCAGGCGTTGAACAACGTGCCGGTGTTACTGGCCGCCACCGGTGGCTCGGACCGCCACGCCCTGATCATTGATCACCAGTTGCGCCCGCTGTTTGGTTTCTTCCAGGCCCTGAGCTTGCCCATCGGTGTGTATGCCGCCGAAGCCGATTTCACCGACTACCAGATCACCAGTCCGCAGTTGCTCGAACGCATCGAGCGCGCTGTCGAGTCGGCGGTCCTGAGCCTCAATCCGAAAGTTCACCGGGATGCCAGCGCTGCCTGACGTCCCGGGTCAACCCTCATTTCAACGAGTCAATGGAGTACGTACAATGAGCCAGGACAACATCAAGTTTGCCTATTGGGTTCCCAACGTCAGCGGTGGCCTTGTGGTCAGCAAGATCGAACAGCGCACCAGCTGGGACATCGATTACAACCGCAAGCTGGCGCAAATCGCCGAAAAGGCCGGCTTCGAATACGCCTTGTCACAGATCCGCTTTACCGCCGGTTATGGCGCCGAAAACCAGCACGAGTCGGTGACCATAAGCCACGCGCTGTTGGCCGCCACCGAGAAGCTCAAGGTGATCGCCGCCATCCTGCCTG
The Pseudomonas sp. GR 6-02 genome window above contains:
- a CDS encoding TonB-dependent siderophore receptor; the protein is MRRTLLSICVLQALSSTSWAEQTEVSPSTLELDATDVIGTANYERADGPVQGYLATRSASATRTDTSIHETPQSISVVSKDAVEDLGATRLQDALDYAGGVGRANNFGGQGLTTFTVRGFTTGEFYRNGFPINRGYPNMPDANTIERLEVLRGPATMLYGRGDPGGTFNVVSKQPLPERTVTLGSQLNDQGMKRGTLDASGPLDEEGRLAYRLNVVGEGGDTFRDHVETERYGITPVLTWQATDATKLIFEGDFMRNNAPLDRGVTRYPRQTGTASRDSFFGEKDAGKLHNDNNMAQLRFEHMLNDDWTLGGGFQWLDGSLKGNAVEANGIAADGRTLGRNFNYRKLEWTDKDTQLNLTGHFDTAGLQHTLLTGIEYEDYDYKSIIQRSSGAVDAYPIDIFDPVYGQSRPALTRTPTHDKENLKTYAAFVQDQLALTDKLKVLAGARLERFEHDYETFVPGGKSWQASDNAVTPRIGVTYDLTETLAVYADTARSFKPNTGASRLGGGFAPEKGKSYEMGIKWEALDQRLSVDAAIYQIEKRNVLTTDPVDSTFSVAAGEVRSRGFDINVAGNLTPEWRVIGGYAYVDAEVTKDNVLRSGTRLLNIPKNSFSLLNMYEFQDGTLKGLGLGTGFKYVDERAGQTANTAFSMGSYTVVDLLGFYKINDKVRLNLDVKNLFDRDYEEGAFGNVYAYPGAPRTVQVGISYTL
- a CDS encoding NIL domain-containing protein, translated to MSYRQVSRQLISGRSCLVLDRGRIVEQGEVWQIFGDPQHEVSPAVATDLLGIAQALGGQVSLLHGGIERIQSRAQGR
- a CDS encoding acyl-CoA dehydrogenase family protein, whose amino-acid sequence is MTVQQQHLPHPLSSGTDYQALAERFRPIFARIAAGALEREQTRSLPFEQVKWLKEAGFGAVRVPVQYGGAGASLPQLFELLIELAEADSNLPQALRGHFAFVEDRLNAHADAPQDTWFKRFVDGDLVGNAWTEVGSIKIGQVGTRVSRLGEQWVVNGTKYYSTGSIFADWIDLYAQRDDNGADVIAAVRVQQPGIVQSDDWDGFGQRTTGSGTSVFENAVVEPENLLDFTTRFKYQTAFYQLVLLAVQTGAGRAAVRDITEEVRKRTRIFSTGNASHVSQDVQVQQVVGKASAQVYAAHATTLRAAAALQVAYESRFAHNDEAERDANIAAELESAQAQVVIADLVLRATSDLFNALSASATSTGKALDRHWRNARTAASHNPLIYKERIIGDWEINGTEPPYVWQIGGGSK
- the msuE gene encoding FMN reductase, which encodes MSNTLKVVAVSGSVQRPTRTLVLLKALVAGLAQQLPIALHLIELSEVGPQFAGVLCREDLPAAVEADLQAIETADLLIAASPVYRASYTGLFKHLFDFVHHQALNNVPVLLAATGGSDRHALIIDHQLRPLFGFFQALSLPIGVYAAEADFTDYQITSPQLLERIERAVESAVLSLNPKVHRDASAA